The Acidicapsa acidisoli genome contains a region encoding:
- the copM gene encoding CopM family metallochaperone: protein MKLKWMLPVLLVTLTAAAQIPSGMDQFMQVMQTSMTKMDKGMAAAPMTGDVDHDFATMMTPHHEGAIDMAKAELSYGKDPVMRRLAEEIIVDQESEIDAMNLWLSKKH from the coding sequence ATGAAGCTCAAATGGATGCTACCCGTTCTACTGGTTACTTTGACGGCGGCTGCGCAAATTCCCTCTGGCATGGATCAGTTCATGCAGGTGATGCAGACGAGCATGACAAAGATGGATAAAGGCATGGCCGCCGCACCGATGACCGGAGACGTCGATCACGATTTCGCCACGATGATGACTCCCCATCATGAGGGTGCCATCGATATGGCCAAGGCGGAGCTGAGCTACGGAAAAGACCCCGTGATGCGCCGGCTCGCAGAAGAGATCATCGTCGATCAGGAATCCGAAATCGATGCCATGAACCTTTGGCTCAGCAAGAAACACTAA